One genomic segment of Rhinolophus sinicus isolate RSC01 linkage group LG11, ASM3656204v1, whole genome shotgun sequence includes these proteins:
- the CALM3 gene encoding calmodulin-3, translating into MADQLTEEQIAEFKEAFSLFDKDGDGTITTKELGTVMRSLGQNPTEAELQDMINEVDADGNGTIDFPEFLTMMARKMKDTDSEEEIREAFRVFDKDGNGYISAAELRHVMTNLGEKLTDEEVDEMIREADIDGDGQVNYEEFVQMMTAK; encoded by the exons GCTGACCAGCTGACTGAGGAGCAGATTGCAG aGTTCAAGGAGGCCTTCTCCCTCTTTGACAAGGACGGAGATGGCACTATCACCACCAAGGAGTTGGGGACGGTGATGAGGTCCCTGGGACAGAACCCCACCGAAGCAGAGCTGCAGGACATGATTAATGAGGTGGACGCGGATG ggaacgGGACCATTGACTTCCCGGAGTTCCTGACCATGATGGCCCGAAAGATGAAGGATACCGACAGCGAGGAGGAGATCCGAGAGGCCTTCCGTGTCTTTGACAAG GATGGCAACGGCTACATCAGCGCAGCAGAGCTGCGTCACGTAATGACGAACCTGGGTGAGAAGCTGACCGATGAGGAAGTGGATGAGATGATCAGAGAGGCCGACATCGACGGAGACGGCCAGGTCAATTATGAAG AGTTTGTACAGATGATGACTGCAAAGTGA